Below is a genomic region from Cetobacterium sp. ZOR0034.
GAGAGCAGGAATCGAGTTAGATAGAAAAGTATTAGCAGATATCGCTTTAAACAATGCAGCTGAGTTCGCTAAATTAGCAGAAACTGCAAAAGCAGCATTATAAGATAGTTAAAAAAGAGCTTAGGCTCTTTTTTTTATTTAAAACTATTTTAAAATCTCTTAAATAAAAAGCAAAAATATGATATAATTTTTCAGGAGAGTAGTTTTAAAAAACCTAAGGGGGATTAAAATGCTAAGAAAAAAAATACTAAAGAGAATAGATATAAGTAAAGAAGAGTTATTAGACCAGGAACAAGAGATTAGATTTGAGCTTTTAACAAAACCTAATGATATTGAAAACTTAGAAAAGTTAGGAACAATTCTTTTTTATAAAAGAGATTGTGATGGAGCTTTAGAAATCTATGAAAAATTAAGAGCTTTAGGAAAAAAAGATAGCGAAACAATTGGGTTTATTGGATATTTAAATTATGAGTTGGGGAACTATACAAGAAGTATAAAATATTTTAATATATTTTTAGATAAAAAGCCTGGGGATGCTTTTGTATACTTCTTATTAGGTAATGCGTATTCTAGAGCAGGAAAAATAATAGAGGCTATAAATAGTTATGATTTTGCAATATTTTTAGATTTAGATATTTATAGTGCACATCTTGATTTTGCTAAAGAGTATGAGTTTTTAGGAAGATATAAAAAGGCTTTAAATGAATATATTGCAGCCTATGAAATTGACCCAAGAGATAAAGAGA
It encodes:
- a CDS encoding tetratricopeptide repeat protein, whose product is MLRKKILKRIDISKEELLDQEQEIRFELLTKPNDIENLEKLGTILFYKRDCDGALEIYEKLRALGKKDSETIGFIGYLNYELGNYTRSIKYFNIFLDKKPGDAFVYFLLGNAYSRAGKIIEAINSYDFAIFLDLDIYSAHLDFAKEYEFLGRYKKALNEYIAAYEIDPRDKEIKEKIEYLKDKIKGK